The genomic stretch GCGTCGCTATAGGACAGCCGCGCGCCATGGGCATCGCGCATCCGCTTGACGATCGCGCCGAGCTTGAGCCGGGTGATCCCGCCCAGAACCTCGCGGCTCAGCGGGAAATAGGGAATGGTGACGATCCGGCCCAAAAGCGCGGGCGGGAAGACCTTGAGCAGTTCCGGCTTCATCCGCGTATCCAAAACCTCGAGATCGGGCGTCGTTTCGCCACCCTCGGCCATGCGCATGATGACCTCGGTGCCGACGTTGGAGGTCAGCAAGATCAAGGTGTTGCGGAAGTTGATGGCACGTCCGTTGCCGTCCTCCATCATGCCCTTGTCGAAGACCTGAAAGAAGAGCTCATGGACATCGGGATGGGCCTTTTCGATCTCGTCGAGCAGCACGACCGAATAGGGTTTGCGCCGCACCGCCTCGGTCAGACGCCCGCCCTCGCCATAGCCGACATAGCCGGGCGGCGCGCCTTTCAGCAGGCTGACCGAATGGGCCTCTTGGAATTCGGACATGTTGATTGTGATCACATTCTGCTCGCCGCCATAAAGCTGTTCGGCGAGCGCGAGCGCAGTCTCGGTCTTACCGACGCCCGAGGGACCGGCGAGCATGAAAACCCCGATCGGCTTGTTCGGGTTGCCCAGACCGGCGCGGCTGGTCTCGACCCGTTTCGCGATCATCTGCAGCCCGTGATCCTGCCCGATGACTCGCTCTTTCAGATGATCGGCCAGACCGAGGATCGCCTGCAATTCATCGGCGACCATGCGGCCTGCGGGAATGCCGGTCCAATCGCTGATGACGCTGGCCACCGCCTGTTCATCGACATGGGCGTAAACCATGCGCTCATCGGGATGGGTCGCGGCGAGATCGGCCATTTTCGCGGTCATTTCGGCACGCACGGCATCGGCGTCGAAATCCTCACCCGCCTCTTCGGCAAGGCGTTTGCGCAGATCGACGATGGCATCGACCACCGCCTTTTCCTCCTCGAATTTCGCCTCGATTGCGGTGAGTTCCAGCGCCTTGGCGTCGCGATCCGCGCGTGCCTCGGCCAGACGGTCATCGGCACGCTCGCCCAGATCCTCGGCAGCGACCTTGGCGGCGATTTCCGTGTCCAGCGCATTGATCGCATCGCGCAGATCGGCGATGCGCGCGGGCGTCGAGGATTGGCTGACCGCGACCCGCGCGCAGGCGGTATCCAGCAGCGAGACCGCCTTGTCAGGCAGTTGCCGCGCCGGGATATAGCGCGCCGACAGCTTCACCGCCGCAATCACCGCCTCGTCGGAAATGCGAACCTTGTGATGGGCCTCCATCGGGCCAAGGATGCCGCGGATCATGTAACAGGCCTGCTCGATCCCCGGCTCGTCGACCTGAACCGGCTGGAAACGGCGGGTCAGCGCCGGGTCTTTCTCGAAATAATTGCGATATTCGGCCCAGGTCGTCGCGCCGATGGTGCGCAACGTCCCGCGCGCCAGCGCCGGTTTGAGAAGGTTCGCCGCATCGCCCGTCCCGGCCGCGCCGCCCGCACCCACCAGCGTATGAGCCTCGTCGATGAAAAGAATGATCGGGGTCGGCGAGCTTTGCACCTCGTCGATAACCGAGCGCAGGCGCTGCTCGAATTCGCCCTTCATGCTCGCGCCCGCCTGCATCGCGCCGATGTCGAGCATATGAAGCCGCATCCCTTGCAGCGCGGGCGGCACCTCGCCCGAGGCCAGACGCTGCGCGAAACCTTCGACCACGGCGGTCTTGCCGACACCGGCCTCGCCCGTCAGGATCGGGTTGTTCTGGCGGCGGCGCATCAGCACGTCGATGATCTGGCGGATCTCGTCGTCACGGCCATGCACCGGGTCCATCTTGCCCGCCGCCGCATCCGCCGTCATATCGACCGAGAAGCGGCCAAGCGCCGTCGTCGCGCTGTCGGGCCGCGTGCCGGTGCCCGCCGCCGTCAGCCCCGAGCCATCCATCGGCCGCAGCTCTTCCTCGACCGAGCCGGACCAGAGCTGGCGTGCCTCTTTGCCCAGCTGATCGACCGAAATCTCGGCGAAAACCGGGGAATACATCACCAGCTCGCGCCGCAGCCCGCCGTCGTTGAGCAAGGACACCAGCAGATGGCCGGTGCGGATCTGGGTCTCGCCGAAAAAGAGCGTGGCATAGGTCCAGGCGTGGTTGAGCCCGTCGGCCAGACTATCGGCAATGCCCGGCACCTCGGTCACGTTCTTCTTGAGCCCGGCCATGGCGCGATCGAGATCCTTGAGCACGCGGCCCCGATCCAGCTTCAGCTCGCGCAGGGTGACCGAGATGTCGCAATCCTGATCGGAGAGCGCATAAAACAGCCAATGACACAGCTCGACATTGCGGTTGCCCTCGCCGCGCGCATGGCGCATCGCCTGCAGAAAGGCGTCATAGCCCAGCCGGTTCATCTTGCCGGCAAATTTCTCGATGCTGATCGCGGTCATCTGCTGTCCTTCCCGTCGCCCGTCAGGCGGCCCGTTTCAATCCGCTGTCGAGCGCCAGCGCAAAGCGCGAGGCCTCGACAAATTCATCGGCCTTGGCCGCTGTCTTTTTCTTCTTCGCCTTGGGCTTGCGCGGCAAAGCCGCCATCCAGCCCAGATCGGCATTCTGCCCAAGCCGCGCGGGCGGGATCTCGGATTCCGGCAGGCTCAGGGCGACTTCGACATCATAGCCCTTGCCGAGATACCAAAAGACGAGGTTCGCCATCTGGCCGTAGCTTTCGGCGCCGGGCAGGAAGGCGCGATATTCCGCCAAGGTGCGCGCCCGGACATGCAGCCGGATCTTTTCGCCAACCGAGCGCACTTTCGCGCCGAGATAGGTCGAACGCCCAAGCGCGCCATTCTCGCCCAGACGGCTGAAATCCTCGGGGTCGAACTCCATCCACGAGGGCACATGTTCCTCGACATCAACCTCAAGCCCGAAGTAGCGGATGAGCATCTGCTGGAGGCGCACCGGGCTGCGCACCCGGCCGCCAAAAATCGACACCAGCGGCAGCCGCGCCAGATCCGGGAAGCGGTCATGGTCGAGAAAGGCGGGCGTGCCGATCCCCGACAAAGCCGCGACATAATCGGCGAAGCGGTCGCCTTCGGGATGGTCGAATTGGGTGATCGCATGGCTGTCGGACCAAGCCCGGAAGAAGAGCTGATAAAACCGGGTCGCGAAGATGTCGGTGAAGCGCACGAAGGCCTCTTCGCCGTCCAGCGTCCAGCGATAGGCCTCTTCGGTCGTGTTGAGCGGCAGAGCGCCGTTCTGGCCGAAAAACCCCATGAACTGCACGCGCAGATCCGGGACGCCCTTGCGGGTCTTCTCGGTCTCGGAGAATTCGGCGGTCGGGAAGGCCAGCTCTGGATCTTGCCCCAGACGCACGGCCTCTTCGGCGATCCGGCGCGAGCGCCCGATTGGCGGCTGCTCGGGATTGGTGCGCTCGAAACGGCGCAGCAGCGCAAGGAAACCGGCATCGCTCGCGATCATAAGAGCGGCCCCTTGCCGTTGCGGGGCGGCCAGCGCTTGATGACGCCGCGCTGCTGGCTGATCGTCACCGATTGGGTGAAGCTGTTCACATTGGCATATTCGGCAAAGAAGCGATCAAGCACCGCCGCCAGCACGATGATCCCCGAACCCTCGAAGGCGGCCTCGTCATAGGTCACCGAAATCTCGAGCCCGCGCGCCGGGAAATAGCCGTCCTCGCGCCGGATCGAGCGCACCACCGGCCGCGTCGTCAGCTCCTTGATCCCGGCAATCTGGGTCTCGATGCTGTTGTCGGACAGATCGGCGAACAAGGACACCAGCTCGCGCAGGGCCGAGGCGCTGTCGCCATCGCCGCGATCATCAAGCCCGAAATGGTTCAGCCCGAGATAGGAGATCAGCCGCCAATGGACCTCGCCCTGGGTCAGGCGATGCGGCCCCTCGCGGTCGATCTCGGTCATCGGCTCGCGCGGGCGAGTCGGACCTGCCACGCAGTCGAGCGAGACGCCGACGTCATTCGTCATCCGGAAATCATCCGAGCCCGCAATCGGCAGATAGGCGGGCAAATGGCGGTTCGAGCACAGCGTCTTGATATGCAGACGCTGCGCCCGCGCGCCGGGCTCGACCTCGGGCGGCTCGTAGATGGTGATATAGGTTTCCGTGCCGCGATAATCATGGCGCAACCCGGTCTGGCGCTCGCCCTCGGTCAGACGACGCGGACGGCGGCGGCTGGTGTAGAACATGACATTGCGCTGCGCGACCTGCCCCGGCGGCAGGCTGTAAAGCGGATGCAGCTCGACCCGCGTGCGCGCGGTGCCATAGCTCGCATAGACCTTGAGAATGCGCTGGACCTCGTAATGGGTCAGCGGCGAGCTGTCCGGCGTCACCACATATTCAAAGCGGCGATCATCGAGCCGGACCTGGTTCGAGCTTTCCTCGAAAAGATTGACCGCAGGCGCGCAGAAGAGCCGCAGATGCGTGCCGTCGACATGTTTGGCGAGCTCGTCATCGGCCCGACCGAATTCGATGATCAGCTGCGCTTCGCTGGCGCGGATGCGGCGTAAGATCTTCTGCAACCCGCTAAGCTTGAAGCCCAGAAACTTGCGCGGAAAGACGAATTGATCGCGCAGCAGGGAAAAGCCGCTGAAGAGCCGGTCATCGCGTTGAAAGAGGTTCTCATCGCGATTGAAACCGATCTGGCTGAGCGTCTCGGTCGGAATGCGCACAAAGACCGGATCGCCCTGCGCCGAGAGATAGCGCAGCGAAATCCGCAGACAATCGCAGTGGATCTGCTCGTAAAGCGCGACCGCATGAGGCATCGAGCCGGTCAGATGCACGGTCAGATCGTCGAGCTTGAGATCCGCCAAACCCGAGCCAGTCTGATGGCGCAGGTCGATCTGCAACCCCGCGCGGGTCTTTTCCAGCGGGTCTTGCCCCAGACTGCCCAGCACCGCCGGGCGGTCATGATAGGCCGCGCCGGTTAATTCGAGCGGCCAGATTTCTAGCGGCGCGCACAGGCTGAATTGGCAGGAGACGCGCTGATCGGCATCGCGAAACCGCGCATCCATATATTCGCCGGGCGCGAAATGCAGGCCCTCTTCCAGATCGCGGCGATCCGCAGCGACGCGCGCTTGAATCAGCATGACGCTGGGAATGGGTGCAAGCGCCTCGGGGAAAATCTGATCGAGAAGCTCTTGCGTGAAGCCGAGAAACTCTTCATCGAGTTTCAGCTGAACCCGCGCCGCCATAAAGGCGGTGCCTTCCAAAAGACCGGCAATCCAGGGGTCGGTGTTTTCGCGCAAAAGCCCGCCAAGCCGGTCGGCAAGGCCCGGATATTCCGCCGCAAATTCCGACGAGCGTTCATAAAGCAGCGCGAGCTCTCGGTTATAGGCGTCGCGAAAGGCCTTTCTCATGACTCGCCCTGCATTCTTTTCATCTGGATCTTGCCCAAGGATGGATCAACTTCGGCAAGAAATTCCATCGCAATATCCGACGGGCTTGAAATCATTTCTCCGGAGATTTCAAAGGTGACGCGTTGATCCGGGCTCGGATCTTCTTCGCGGACCCGCACGTCCAGCGTCTCGGAGCGCAATCTTGGCTCATTGCGGATCAAAGCGGTTCGGATCGCGCTGGCAATATCGCGCATCGTCGAATTGGATTTCCAGATCCCCTCGAGATCCTGAAATCCGAAATTGACAATGGATTCCTGCACATAGGGCGCATCGGTCAGATCACTGACCGTATCAAGCCGGATTGTATTCATCAGACTGGCAACATCACGGGCCAGATCTCGGCGCAAGGAGGCATCCGACGCCCCCTCGCGGCGCTTTTGGCTGCGCACGGTCACATCGCGCTCACCGTCGTGATAATGGCGTCCGGGATCGCGGGAATCCTTGGCTTCGGCGGCATCGCGAAAGACATGCATGATCGACATTTGCCGAAGTCCACCGCGTTCCGCAAATTCATAAAGCCCTTTGCGCGGGGTGCGTTCGAGATCAGCTTTCGTGACCATTTTCCTGACCGAAACTTGCTGCCGCGGAGCCTATCTTTCCGCATGACAGAGCCGGCGCCAAACCGCGCCGGCTCTTTTATTACATAAAAACAGTCTCTTGACTGATCAGGCAGACCACTCGCGGTTCTCGGCGATTTCCCAACCGGTCGAGGTCTCGGCGCCAGCGGCCCCGTTCTCGTCCTGCAGGGAGTAGGTGACTTCGAAGCGGCGGAAGTTCAGCGAGAGCGATTCCTGCACGCGGTCAAGGCCATCTTTCTGGCCGCCGGTGCTGTAGCTCGAGATCATGATCTGTTCCAGCTTGATCTTCATGTATTCCACCGGAGCGGTACCGCCCGATTTCCGCACAATCAGTTCGCCGGTTTCAATGTGCTCGCCATTGGCGCAGCGCTTGATCAGGTCATTGGTTGCCAGATCAACGTATTTGGTCAGATGAATATCCGAGACGTTGACCTTGCCACCACCGCCGCCTTTGCCAAGGTGGGTGGTGCCGGATTGGGTCAGACCCCAGTTCCAGCCCAGAACGTCGATCGCATCGCGATACTTCTCGTCCTGGGACTCACCTTTGATATTGTTGGAGAGTTTCAGAAAGTAATCAACAGCCATTTAAGATTCCTTTGCGGAAGGGGTGGTTGAACCTATTACTTGCCTTTCGGCAATTTGGAGACGAGAGACATCCCGACATCCATTCCTTCAAGCTGGAAGTGCGGCTTGAGGTAGAATTTCCCCATGTAGTAGCCGGGGTTCTCCTCATCCTCGATCACTTCCACCTTAGCTCCGGCCAAAGGCTTTTTCGCCTTTTCCCGCTCGCTTGCGCTTTCGGGATTGCCTGAAACATATTTGTTAACCCAAGTCTGCAGCTGGGTTTGCAGTTGCAGACGGTCCGGGCTTTGCCCGATCTTGTCGCGCACCATACACTTCAGATAATGGCTGAAACGCGACACTGCGAAGATATAAGGCAGGCGCGAGGACAAATTGTCCGAAGCGGTTGCCAGATCATCGACATATTTCTTCGGGCGATACAGGGTTTGCGCGCCGATAAAGGCGGCTTTATCCGTATGCTTGCGGTGAATAAGGCCGATCAGACCGGCTTTCGACAATTCACCTTCACGCCGGTCGGTGATCGAAACCTCGGTCGGGCATTTCAGCTCTTTCGCGCCGTCGCCGGTTTCGAACGTATGCGCGGGCAGGTTCAAAACCTCGCCGCCCGACTGGACGCCACGGATCTGCACCGTCCAGCCATATTCCTTATGCGCGCGGTTGATGTTAACGGCCATGGCATGGACCGCGTTCATCCAGGCGTATTTCTCGCCCGCACGCCCATCGGTTTCTTCCTCGTAGTTGAATTCCTCAACCACCGAGTTCGAATTCTGACCATAGGGTTCGCGCGAGAGAACGCGCGGCATGGTCAGCGCGATATAACGCGAGTTCTGAGAATCGCGCAGGCTGTTCCAACCGGCATAATCGGGCGTGTCGAAGATCTCCGACAGATCGGGCGGCACGCCGATTTCGGTCCAGCTGTCCATTCCCAGCAGCTCGGGCGCTGCCGAAGAGATGAAGGGCGCATGGGCCGCGGCCGCGATCTTGCCGATATCGCGCAGCAAGGCTACATCGGGGGTCGAATGGTCGAAGAAATAGTCGCCGATCAAAGCGCCGAACGGCTTGCCGCCAAGCGTGCCGAACTCGGCCTCGTAGACGCGCTGATGCAGGGGCGATTTGTCCCATTTTGCGCCGGGGAAACGGCGCATCATCTGCTGCAATTCTTTCTTCGAAACGTTCATCACCTTCACGCGAAGGCTGGAATCGGTCTCGGAGTTGTTGATCGTATAGGCGAGCCCGCGCCACGAGGCCTCGAGCCGTTGGAACTCATCGTGATGCATGATCGCGTTGAGCTGCTCGGTCAGTTTCTGGTCGAGCTTCGACAGCATCGCGTCGATCGTGTCGATGACATCATCGGCGATCAGCGTGGAATCGTCCAAGGCCTCGCGCACCAGCGCGACAACGGCACTATCGACCTCTTTCGCCGCGACATCGCTGCGCGGCTTGATGGTCTGGCGCAGAATGTCAGAGAATTCGTCCAGTTCGGACAGGCCCTGACTGGCACCAGGCTGGAGCTGTGCTTCCTGTGCCATTATTCGTCCTCA from Paracoccus aminophilus JCM 7686 encodes the following:
- the tssE gene encoding type VI secretion system baseplate subunit TssE, coding for MVTKADLERTPRKGLYEFAERGGLRQMSIMHVFRDAAEAKDSRDPGRHYHDGERDVTVRSQKRREGASDASLRRDLARDVASLMNTIRLDTVSDLTDAPYVQESIVNFGFQDLEGIWKSNSTMRDIASAIRTALIRNEPRLRSETLDVRVREEDPSPDQRVTFEISGEMISSPSDIAMEFLAEVDPSLGKIQMKRMQGES
- the tssC gene encoding type VI secretion system contractile sheath large subunit produces the protein MAQEAQLQPGASQGLSELDEFSDILRQTIKPRSDVAAKEVDSAVVALVREALDDSTLIADDVIDTIDAMLSKLDQKLTEQLNAIMHHDEFQRLEASWRGLAYTINNSETDSSLRVKVMNVSKKELQQMMRRFPGAKWDKSPLHQRVYEAEFGTLGGKPFGALIGDYFFDHSTPDVALLRDIGKIAAAAHAPFISSAAPELLGMDSWTEIGVPPDLSEIFDTPDYAGWNSLRDSQNSRYIALTMPRVLSREPYGQNSNSVVEEFNYEEETDGRAGEKYAWMNAVHAMAVNINRAHKEYGWTVQIRGVQSGGEVLNLPAHTFETGDGAKELKCPTEVSITDRREGELSKAGLIGLIHRKHTDKAAFIGAQTLYRPKKYVDDLATASDNLSSRLPYIFAVSRFSHYLKCMVRDKIGQSPDRLQLQTQLQTWVNKYVSGNPESASEREKAKKPLAGAKVEVIEDEENPGYYMGKFYLKPHFQLEGMDVGMSLVSKLPKGK
- the tssH gene encoding type VI secretion system ATPase TssH, yielding MTAISIEKFAGKMNRLGYDAFLQAMRHARGEGNRNVELCHWLFYALSDQDCDISVTLRELKLDRGRVLKDLDRAMAGLKKNVTEVPGIADSLADGLNHAWTYATLFFGETQIRTGHLLVSLLNDGGLRRELVMYSPVFAEISVDQLGKEARQLWSGSVEEELRPMDGSGLTAAGTGTRPDSATTALGRFSVDMTADAAAGKMDPVHGRDDEIRQIIDVLMRRRQNNPILTGEAGVGKTAVVEGFAQRLASGEVPPALQGMRLHMLDIGAMQAGASMKGEFEQRLRSVIDEVQSSPTPIILFIDEAHTLVGAGGAAGTGDAANLLKPALARGTLRTIGATTWAEYRNYFEKDPALTRRFQPVQVDEPGIEQACYMIRGILGPMEAHHKVRISDEAVIAAVKLSARYIPARQLPDKAVSLLDTACARVAVSQSSTPARIADLRDAINALDTEIAAKVAAEDLGERADDRLAEARADRDAKALELTAIEAKFEEEKAVVDAIVDLRKRLAEEAGEDFDADAVRAEMTAKMADLAATHPDERMVYAHVDEQAVASVISDWTGIPAGRMVADELQAILGLADHLKERVIGQDHGLQMIAKRVETSRAGLGNPNKPIGVFMLAGPSGVGKTETALALAEQLYGGEQNVITINMSEFQEAHSVSLLKGAPPGYVGYGEGGRLTEAVRRKPYSVVLLDEIEKAHPDVHELFFQVFDKGMMEDGNGRAINFRNTLILLTSNVGTEVIMRMAEGGETTPDLEVLDTRMKPELLKVFPPALLGRIVTIPYFPLSREVLGGITRLKLGAIVKRMRDAHGARLSYSDAVLDYIVEQCRDPDSGGRMVDNIITNSILPDLSRQVLARMVEGGAMEDVRIELKDGGYDYVFGAARPAVAEAAPEAGAEKPARKKRAKKAEVDADLEAEL
- the tssG gene encoding type VI secretion system baseplate subunit TssG, yielding MIASDAGFLALLRRFERTNPEQPPIGRSRRIAEEAVRLGQDPELAFPTAEFSETEKTRKGVPDLRVQFMGFFGQNGALPLNTTEEAYRWTLDGEEAFVRFTDIFATRFYQLFFRAWSDSHAITQFDHPEGDRFADYVAALSGIGTPAFLDHDRFPDLARLPLVSIFGGRVRSPVRLQQMLIRYFGLEVDVEEHVPSWMEFDPEDFSRLGENGALGRSTYLGAKVRSVGEKIRLHVRARTLAEYRAFLPGAESYGQMANLVFWYLGKGYDVEVALSLPESEIPPARLGQNADLGWMAALPRKPKAKKKKTAAKADEFVEASRFALALDSGLKRAA
- the tssF gene encoding type VI secretion system baseplate subunit TssF, with amino-acid sequence MRKAFRDAYNRELALLYERSSEFAAEYPGLADRLGGLLRENTDPWIAGLLEGTAFMAARVQLKLDEEFLGFTQELLDQIFPEALAPIPSVMLIQARVAADRRDLEEGLHFAPGEYMDARFRDADQRVSCQFSLCAPLEIWPLELTGAAYHDRPAVLGSLGQDPLEKTRAGLQIDLRHQTGSGLADLKLDDLTVHLTGSMPHAVALYEQIHCDCLRISLRYLSAQGDPVFVRIPTETLSQIGFNRDENLFQRDDRLFSGFSLLRDQFVFPRKFLGFKLSGLQKILRRIRASEAQLIIEFGRADDELAKHVDGTHLRLFCAPAVNLFEESSNQVRLDDRRFEYVVTPDSSPLTHYEVQRILKVYASYGTARTRVELHPLYSLPPGQVAQRNVMFYTSRRRPRRLTEGERQTGLRHDYRGTETYITIYEPPEVEPGARAQRLHIKTLCSNRHLPAYLPIAGSDDFRMTNDVGVSLDCVAGPTRPREPMTEIDREGPHRLTQGEVHWRLISYLGLNHFGLDDRGDGDSASALRELVSLFADLSDNSIETQIAGIKELTTRPVVRSIRREDGYFPARGLEISVTYDEAAFEGSGIIVLAAVLDRFFAEYANVNSFTQSVTISQQRGVIKRWPPRNGKGPLL
- a CDS encoding Hcp family type VI secretion system effector, yielding MAVDYFLKLSNNIKGESQDEKYRDAIDVLGWNWGLTQSGTTHLGKGGGGGKVNVSDIHLTKYVDLATNDLIKRCANGEHIETGELIVRKSGGTAPVEYMKIKLEQIMISSYSTGGQKDGLDRVQESLSLNFRRFEVTYSLQDENGAAGAETSTGWEIAENREWSA